A single window of Vibrio gazogenes DNA harbors:
- a CDS encoding SNF2-related protein: protein MAIGSLISRFFSSTDKSECFDVICDDGLDFSADKKVLNAITTGNAGEYITAQYVCLKMLEEQGLVTAFPDGFMMPSDTAVRLSAEERELLKLAEVWSGAIEVDVTGRSSHPDFSVSFLVSNFRGQMTKSYQISGPYIQFSEQSKYLLSPQQLIAFQALASHHSSAKSEYDNLLLIHALQQAQEQGCRINLQHFDKLSIITPDQIAVEAEADAAGNLILTPNFGQKASHDKMQRVLGQLSHDSTTALRVGEEIVLFNEEKLDAVKQIISNRVIPKHQVQQFLKTPTAFIDASLVDLDLGFSLRVHGATEFKHAYFGETDQSGIDWFAQAANAEVIYPFSKIKDTVSDAETLEQLSQKIDDAIQTGATVIDFMGNTYEIPDKDVAHTVLNEIKHNLDIRHETIANEIDDEDVTENEGQVSEQDGIYVVDIDLNDDDLSQESTVVAKNLDHVLDKRKLDWSNHKRTPFLHQEIGVRWILGLEDKARSENTISGAILADDMGLGKTFMALSAIEHSYQRCESMDATQKPVLIVAPLSLLENWQDEVDKTFHTSPFNDVVILQSDADLSTFRLGGTEIRGSSDNDDELELRYSLKVGKAFLNERLDLPKRLVITTYQTLRDYQFSLCLIDWGMVVFDEAQNIKNPNSLQARAGKGLKADFKLVATGTPVENSLADFWCLMDTACPGYLGSYQEFRATYISPLLKAAGDEVEAIRHQLGRALREKVGALMLRRVKEDNLEGLPEKHLHAGGHFDGWNYLDSLHSVMQGYQCDVYEGSILNQLQNEDSHALTTLARLRDSSLHPRLADGGRLDVGKSFKETLAIYQESGKLTSLLTTLEQIKAKQQKVIIFTVNKRLQSFLSVSLGQLFGLGPLSVINGDAKAVTKNKLSPTRKTMIEAFEAKDGFNIIVMSPVAAGVGLTVVGANHVIHLERHWNPAKEAQATDRVYRIGQKEDVHIYVPLLYHPEYESFDVNLHRLLTKKVQLKDAVITPEDVIPQPAGMGNGVFGDSISTRITADNVDHLSWQQFEALCVEIFAKQMSSESCYLTKQGSDHGADGIIVGKQGTSILIQSKFTLRRYEGYKAVQEITSAKPIYENALKTTFDRLVFMTNSSTLGKKAMDVAKACHVEVINRTKLLELLSKTEVTYKDVLTRLDKQRLSL, encoded by the coding sequence ATGGCAATAGGATCATTAATCAGCCGTTTTTTCTCATCTACAGATAAATCAGAATGTTTTGATGTGATTTGCGATGATGGACTCGATTTTTCCGCTGATAAAAAAGTACTGAATGCCATTACCACTGGTAATGCTGGTGAATACATTACCGCGCAATATGTCTGTTTGAAAATGCTGGAAGAGCAGGGGCTGGTAACGGCTTTTCCGGATGGCTTTATGATGCCTAGTGATACGGCGGTCAGGTTGAGTGCTGAAGAACGTGAGTTGTTAAAACTCGCCGAGGTATGGTCGGGAGCCATTGAGGTGGATGTGACTGGCCGTTCGAGTCATCCGGACTTTTCAGTTTCGTTTTTGGTCTCCAATTTCCGTGGGCAGATGACCAAAAGTTATCAGATTTCTGGCCCTTATATTCAGTTTAGTGAGCAATCCAAATATCTGCTCAGCCCTCAACAATTGATAGCATTTCAGGCGTTGGCCTCTCATCACTCTTCCGCGAAATCAGAATACGACAACCTGTTATTGATTCATGCATTGCAGCAAGCGCAGGAACAGGGGTGTCGGATTAATCTACAACACTTTGATAAATTGAGTATTATCACTCCAGATCAAATTGCAGTGGAAGCGGAAGCGGATGCCGCTGGGAATTTAATCCTTACTCCGAATTTCGGGCAAAAGGCATCTCACGACAAGATGCAACGGGTGCTCGGGCAACTAAGTCATGATTCAACAACCGCGCTACGGGTTGGGGAAGAAATCGTCTTATTCAACGAAGAAAAACTGGATGCCGTTAAACAGATCATCTCAAATCGGGTGATTCCCAAACATCAGGTACAACAGTTTTTAAAAACACCGACCGCATTTATTGATGCCAGTCTGGTGGATCTAGATTTGGGGTTTTCTTTACGCGTACATGGCGCAACTGAATTTAAACATGCCTATTTTGGTGAAACGGATCAATCCGGTATTGATTGGTTTGCTCAAGCAGCTAATGCCGAAGTTATTTATCCGTTTTCAAAAATAAAAGATACTGTATCTGATGCTGAAACGTTGGAACAACTCAGTCAGAAAATTGATGATGCGATTCAAACTGGAGCTACGGTTATCGATTTTATGGGTAATACGTATGAGATACCCGATAAGGATGTTGCTCATACTGTTCTCAATGAAATCAAACATAACCTAGATATTAGACATGAAACTATAGCTAATGAAATTGATGATGAGGACGTTACTGAGAACGAAGGTCAAGTTTCAGAGCAGGATGGTATCTATGTTGTTGACATTGATCTTAATGATGACGATTTAAGCCAAGAATCAACCGTTGTAGCTAAAAATTTAGATCATGTGCTGGATAAGCGCAAGCTAGACTGGAGCAACCATAAACGCACGCCTTTCCTTCATCAGGAGATTGGGGTGCGTTGGATCTTAGGGCTCGAAGACAAAGCTCGATCAGAAAATACCATTAGCGGTGCCATATTGGCAGATGATATGGGGTTGGGGAAAACATTTATGGCGCTGTCTGCTATCGAGCATAGTTACCAGCGTTGTGAATCGATGGATGCCACCCAAAAACCGGTTCTTATCGTGGCACCATTAAGCCTGTTGGAAAACTGGCAAGATGAAGTGGATAAAACCTTTCATACATCGCCATTCAACGATGTGGTCATTCTCCAATCGGATGCTGATTTATCCACGTTTCGTTTAGGTGGCACAGAAATAAGAGGGTCATCTGACAATGACGACGAGCTTGAGCTCAGATATTCCTTAAAAGTCGGTAAGGCCTTTCTCAATGAGCGTCTCGATTTGCCTAAGCGTTTGGTGATTACCACCTATCAGACGTTGCGGGATTACCAATTTTCGCTGTGTCTGATTGACTGGGGAATGGTGGTATTTGATGAAGCGCAAAACATTAAAAATCCGAATTCATTGCAAGCTCGTGCGGGCAAAGGTTTAAAAGCTGATTTTAAATTGGTGGCGACCGGGACGCCGGTGGAAAACAGTCTTGCCGATTTCTGGTGTTTAATGGATACCGCCTGCCCGGGATATTTGGGCAGTTATCAAGAATTCCGTGCTACCTATATTTCACCCCTTTTAAAGGCTGCGGGGGATGAAGTGGAAGCGATCCGACATCAGCTGGGTCGCGCCCTCAGAGAAAAAGTTGGTGCCTTGATGTTGCGCCGTGTCAAAGAAGATAATTTAGAAGGATTACCTGAGAAGCATCTACATGCAGGAGGGCATTTCGATGGCTGGAATTATCTCGATTCATTGCATTCCGTCATGCAGGGCTATCAATGTGATGTGTATGAGGGCAGTATTCTCAACCAGCTACAAAATGAAGACAGCCATGCCCTGACAACATTAGCGCGTTTGCGTGACAGTTCTTTGCATCCGAGATTAGCCGATGGCGGGCGGTTAGATGTCGGTAAATCATTCAAAGAGACCCTAGCGATATATCAGGAGTCTGGCAAACTGACGTCGCTGCTTACCACTTTGGAACAAATTAAAGCGAAGCAGCAAAAAGTGATTATTTTCACCGTCAACAAACGTCTGCAGAGTTTCCTTAGTGTCTCGTTAGGACAGTTATTTGGCTTAGGGCCGCTTTCTGTGATTAATGGTGACGCTAAAGCTGTGACAAAAAATAAACTGAGTCCGACCCGAAAAACCATGATTGAAGCTTTTGAGGCCAAAGACGGCTTTAATATTATCGTAATGTCACCAGTGGCCGCTGGGGTTGGTTTGACTGTGGTCGGTGCCAATCATGTGATTCATCTTGAACGTCACTGGAACCCGGCTAAGGAAGCTCAGGCGACGGATCGGGTCTATCGCATTGGGCAGAAAGAAGATGTTCATATTTATGTACCGTTGTTGTATCACCCCGAATACGAATCGTTTGATGTGAATCTACACCGTCTATTGACGAAGAAAGTACAGTTGAAAGATGCGGTCATTACACCAGAGGATGTGATCCCCCAACCAGCAGGAATGGGGAATGGTGTGTTTGGTGATTCTATATCAACACGAATTACGGCAGACAATGTTGACCACCTGAGCTGGCAACAGTTTGAGGCGCTCTGTGTTGAAATTTTTGCGAAACAGATGTCGTCTGAGAGCTGCTATTTAACCAAGCAGGGTAGCGATCACGGTGCTGATGGTATTATTGTCGGGAAACAGGGTACAAGTATCCTGATTCAGTCCAAATTTACCCTGCGACGCTACGAAGGGTATAAAGCTGTTCAGGAAATCACCTCTGCAAAGCCGATTTATGAAAATGCACTGAAAACCACGTTTGATCGCTTGGTGTTCATGACCAATTCATCGACGCTCGGAAAGAAAGCCATGGATGTTGCTAAAGCTTGTCACGTTGAAGTGATCAACCGGACGAAGTTATTGGAATTATTATCGAAAACAGAAGTGACTTATAAAGATGTATTAACCCGTTTAGATAAACAGCGATTATCTTTGTAA
- a CDS encoding TonB-dependent receptor, with protein MKPMDLNSGNGHVLRHQRSILSTVIGLLCLGVSAGANAEKPQQQNKVQNPETIVVLGEKLGGTLAENTSSVTVFTAEADNGEDQTYYDLLDRVPNVLNAPSGMPHIRGVDGRGGAGDGFLSYMTGATPRVNTTVDGVSESWTGEAFGKAGLWDTEQVEVYKGPQSTNQGRNSIGGAVVIKTKDPTFHTESKVRAGYENEDDKYHLAGVVSAPIVADKLAFRLAAEGTRGHTPIEYSFSDNDKYHYPWDPSEIKSHNIRGKLLFKPWGTDKLTAKLTIASRNEEGQYTNLVTKEGSFENIDTRGSGTRRQTTKSWNVNLDVAYLINEELKADVLLARRDYSTKFVAYPDTNWWGDIDEKNYTVEAKLSYNSLDEKYSAIVGFSSYFKDQDTQTDSLTRFDKTQTHSIYFDSKIKLTQKWGLLLGARYERDELDRDFDHEKFRIDFKADDDNNIFLPKIGVTYDVSGNSTLGLTARKGYNAGGIGYNEYKKELFVFDQEEVWTYELSSRSTFLDKKLGVTANLFYNDYDNYHTVVYGDSGSRLDNYVANIPKGKTYGTEVETTYWFDSGLDVFASVGLLKTEVTQGPSGTTENLNGKEFSYAPDLSASLGFTQHLESGIFFGARANYVSEYYTDLANTKSTSAGDYTVVNLNAGYAADNFTIRAYVKNVTDENYVLRHKNDLFEIGAPRTFGIIADYQF; from the coding sequence ATGAAGCCCATGGATTTAAACAGTGGTAATGGTCATGTTCTTCGTCATCAGAGGAGCATTCTTTCAACAGTGATTGGTCTGCTCTGCTTAGGCGTCAGCGCGGGTGCGAATGCAGAAAAACCACAGCAACAGAACAAAGTTCAAAACCCGGAGACGATTGTTGTCCTTGGTGAAAAGCTGGGAGGAACGCTGGCCGAGAATACCAGTTCGGTGACTGTTTTTACCGCAGAAGCCGATAACGGAGAAGACCAGACTTATTACGATTTACTGGATCGCGTCCCGAATGTTCTGAACGCGCCATCAGGCATGCCGCATATTCGTGGGGTCGATGGTCGCGGTGGGGCCGGAGACGGATTCCTTTCATACATGACCGGCGCAACGCCCCGCGTCAATACCACGGTTGATGGTGTCTCTGAATCATGGACAGGCGAAGCATTCGGTAAAGCAGGTTTGTGGGACACCGAACAGGTCGAAGTTTACAAGGGCCCGCAATCGACCAACCAAGGACGTAACAGTATCGGTGGTGCGGTGGTGATCAAAACCAAGGATCCAACGTTTCACACCGAGAGCAAAGTTCGCGCCGGTTACGAAAATGAAGATGATAAATACCATTTAGCCGGTGTTGTTTCCGCACCAATCGTCGCCGATAAACTCGCCTTCCGTCTTGCCGCAGAAGGCACCAGAGGCCACACGCCGATTGAATATTCATTTTCTGATAACGATAAGTACCATTACCCTTGGGACCCTTCTGAAATTAAATCTCACAATATCCGGGGTAAACTACTGTTCAAACCATGGGGAACCGACAAACTGACGGCGAAACTAACGATCGCCAGCCGTAATGAGGAAGGTCAGTACACCAATTTGGTCACCAAAGAAGGTTCGTTTGAAAACATCGACACTCGAGGTTCAGGTACCCGTCGCCAAACAACGAAAAGCTGGAACGTGAATCTGGACGTTGCTTACCTGATTAATGAAGAGCTGAAAGCCGATGTACTGCTTGCCAGACGTGACTACTCAACCAAGTTTGTTGCTTACCCTGATACGAATTGGTGGGGAGATATCGATGAGAAGAATTACACCGTAGAAGCCAAGCTGTCTTATAACTCTTTAGACGAAAAATACAGTGCGATTGTCGGGTTTAGCAGTTACTTCAAAGATCAGGACACACAGACTGACTCCCTGACGCGTTTTGATAAAACGCAAACCCATTCGATTTACTTTGATTCCAAAATCAAACTGACACAGAAATGGGGGCTGCTACTTGGCGCTCGTTATGAGCGGGATGAGCTTGATCGCGATTTTGATCATGAAAAATTCCGAATTGATTTTAAAGCCGATGATGATAACAACATTTTCCTGCCTAAAATTGGCGTCACTTATGACGTTTCCGGCAACTCAACACTAGGGCTGACCGCGCGTAAAGGCTACAACGCCGGGGGGATTGGTTATAACGAGTACAAGAAAGAACTCTTTGTGTTTGACCAAGAAGAAGTCTGGACTTACGAGTTGAGCTCACGCTCCACCTTCCTCGATAAAAAACTGGGGGTAACCGCGAACCTCTTCTACAACGACTATGATAACTATCATACGGTTGTTTATGGCGATAGCGGTAGCCGATTAGACAACTACGTTGCCAATATCCCGAAAGGCAAAACCTATGGGACAGAAGTCGAAACAACTTATTGGTTCGACTCTGGCTTAGATGTTTTTGCTTCTGTTGGTTTACTGAAAACAGAAGTCACTCAAGGGCCCAGCGGCACAACAGAAAACCTCAACGGCAAAGAGTTCAGCTATGCACCGGATCTGTCTGCGAGTCTCGGCTTCACGCAACACCTTGAGTCAGGCATCTTCTTCGGCGCCCGGGCGAACTACGTTTCAGAGTATTATACTGACTTAGCCAATACGAAGAGCACTTCTGCCGGAGACTACACCGTTGTCAACCTGAACGCCGGTTATGCCGCGGATAACTTCACGATTCGCGCTTACGTTAAAAACGTCACCGACGAAAATTATGTTTTACGGCATAAGAACGATCTGTTTGAAATCGGTGCCCCACGGACATTTGGTATCATTGCTGACTATCAATTCTAA
- the fes gene encoding enterochelin esterase yields the protein MAFEPPQEQNTPVMTRVCHCLTRDNCNIGDQTWWRIMTSQGTPIVANMTDEHADVIFLWRESPSDADAADIQDVYIDINGITDHHSFAMAKLTRIAETDVWFYVASIPRTWRGGYAFIPVTSADVQPNYVGHDDEKREQHRQWLRRIFPLSCHDQLNVNGLNYCGWGRDKTPLHMPDALPQPQWQPFDQRCGQSIVKSTFAIDWHSEILNASRRVWLYSTASAEQVLPVVFILDGRFWSESLPIYDALSCATEDGVLPEAVYVLIDEIDGCQRSVDLSCNATFWLAIIQELFPLVSGYFTLSADPQRTVVVGQSLGGLAAMFAALNWPERFGSVVCQSGSFWWPDFSIVKPPGDYVPPDSPHLLSDMSRQVHDGLGRHACLNIFMEVGSGEDIMVDLSQDMYHQLAAQQHNIQYRVFDGGHERLCWRGGIIDGLSYIFSL from the coding sequence ATGGCTTTTGAACCCCCCCAAGAACAAAATACACCAGTGATGACTCGTGTTTGCCATTGTCTCACCAGAGACAACTGCAATATCGGCGATCAAACATGGTGGCGGATCATGACTTCGCAAGGCACACCGATAGTCGCGAATATGACGGATGAACATGCTGATGTCATCTTCCTCTGGCGTGAATCGCCATCCGATGCAGACGCCGCAGATATTCAAGACGTGTACATTGATATCAATGGGATCACCGATCATCACAGCTTCGCCATGGCGAAGCTCACCCGAATAGCAGAAACCGATGTGTGGTTTTATGTCGCATCAATTCCGCGCACCTGGCGCGGTGGATATGCGTTTATTCCCGTAACCTCAGCCGATGTACAGCCAAATTATGTGGGGCACGACGACGAGAAAAGGGAGCAGCACCGCCAATGGCTCCGGCGTATTTTTCCGCTGAGTTGCCATGACCAACTCAATGTAAACGGGCTGAATTATTGTGGCTGGGGGCGTGACAAAACGCCGCTGCATATGCCGGATGCACTACCACAACCTCAGTGGCAACCGTTCGATCAGCGCTGCGGACAAAGCATCGTGAAGTCGACTTTCGCCATCGATTGGCACAGTGAAATATTAAACGCTAGCCGCCGGGTCTGGCTCTATTCCACCGCTTCTGCGGAGCAAGTCTTACCGGTGGTCTTTATTCTTGACGGTCGGTTTTGGTCAGAGTCGTTACCAATCTACGACGCACTGTCATGTGCCACTGAAGACGGCGTCTTGCCAGAAGCGGTCTATGTGCTGATTGATGAAATTGATGGCTGTCAGCGGAGTGTGGATCTGAGCTGTAACGCGACGTTTTGGCTGGCGATCATTCAAGAGCTGTTTCCTTTGGTGTCCGGCTATTTCACGCTCAGTGCCGATCCGCAGCGAACCGTCGTGGTCGGCCAGAGTCTGGGCGGGTTAGCTGCGATGTTTGCAGCGCTCAACTGGCCTGAGCGGTTTGGGTCGGTGGTTTGTCAGTCCGGTTCTTTCTGGTGGCCGGATTTCTCGATTGTGAAACCGCCCGGGGACTATGTCCCGCCCGACTCACCTCACTTGTTGAGTGATATGAGTCGGCAGGTACATGACGGCTTAGGTCGTCATGCCTGTTTAAACATCTTCATGGAAGTCGGCAGCGGCGAAGACATCATGGTTGACTTGAGTCAGGACATGTACCACCAACTCGCGGCTCAACAACACAACATTCAATACCGGGTCTTTGATGGTGGCCACGAGCGCCTCTGTTGGCGTGGCGGCATCATCGATGGCCTGTCTTATATTTTTTCATTATAA
- a CDS encoding MbtH family protein, whose translation MAEQYVNPFDDPENQFIVLINHHGQYSLWPEFKQTPSGWKQTFGPSGKQDCIEHIEANWQDIRV comes from the coding sequence ATGGCAGAACAATACGTGAATCCTTTTGATGATCCTGAAAATCAGTTCATCGTCCTGATCAACCATCACGGTCAATACAGCTTGTGGCCTGAGTTTAAACAGACGCCTTCGGGCTGGAAACAGACTTTTGGCCCGTCCGGTAAACAGGATTGTATCGAACACATTGAAGCAAACTGGCAAGACATCCGAGTGTAA